A stretch of DNA from Methanofollis sp.:
TCGTAGGCGGTCGCCGCCCTCGCAAGTTCCAGGGAGTCGCCGACGAGGTCTGCGACGTCCTGCACCGCCGGTATCTGGTAATTGTGCGCAAAGATGACGGCGTCCCTCTCCTCTTTCAGGCGCACGATTTCTTCAACGAGTCTCTCCTCCATCGTCTCCCGATCCTCCGGAAGGGCAACCATAATGTATATCTGTTTCCACCGAATAGAGAGTATTCACAATTGTGAATGTGCCGGCGCCCCCCCTGCCGGCAACAGGAGACGGGTATGCCGAGACTATTGTCAGAAAAAGACCTTGCCATGCTGAGAAAACTCGCGCCCGAGTGCAGCGATCTCGTCTGCGCCGGGTCGGGCGTTCCTTTCCGCTCCCTCCTCCCGCCTGTGGCGAACCACTTCGCTGCCGGGCCCGACGACTTCGGGGTCCGCCTCGCCCGTCTCGACGACGACGAACTCCGCACCCTCGTCGGCCTCATCGAGACCGGGGAGGAGAGTCTCGGCTGCGTCCCGCCCGCGTGTGCCGACGTCCTGATCTCCCTCCTCGCGACGCGCCTCGGATCCGGCACGGCCGGGCGTGTCCTCGGCATCTACGAGGCGGCCGCAGGGTGCGAGGAGCGGGGGATCTGATGAAGGTCCACCTCTCCCCCGACAGGACCGAGGAGATCGCGGTGACGGCGGCGACCGTCGAGGACGTCCTCCTCATGCTCGGCGTCAACCCCGTCGAGGTGATCGTCTCCCGGAACGGCACCCTCGTCCCCGAGGACACCGTGGTCGGCGGCGACGACGAACTCAGGGTGATCAGGTTTGTCCATGGCGGGTGAGGCAGGCCGCTGCTCCTCTCCGGGCTGCACCGAACCCGCGATCACGGTTCTGCGCGGGACCGGTGAGCGCCTCTGCGCCCGCCACTTCACCGCGTCGGTCGAGGGCCGCGTGCGGGAGACCGTCGAAGGCCGGGGCATGGTGCAGGACGACGACGTCGTCGTCGTCGGCCTCTCCGGCGGCAAGGACAGCACCGTCCTCCTCCACGTCCTCAGCCGGATCCTCCGCGGCCGTCCCGTCAGGGTCGTCGCCGTCACCGTGGACGAGGGGATCGCGGGCTACCGGGAGGAGACGGTTCAGACAGCCCGCGCCATCACCGCC
This window harbors:
- a CDS encoding MoaD/ThiS family protein, which translates into the protein MKVHLSPDRTEEIAVTAATVEDVLLMLGVNPVEVIVSRNGTLVPEDTVVGGDDELRVIRFVHGG